A genomic window from Cryobacterium sp. SO2 includes:
- a CDS encoding thioesterase family protein, which translates to MRLHVPIRLRWSDLDAYAHVNNAEMLRLLEEARIQAFWSNDEPGGDLPGTGESTAVLDGRPGAATLTLIARLEIEYLAPIPYLRAPIDIQLWIGKLGGASLDVCYEVWSPAGQEPAQVFARASTTIVLVDAASGRPRKINEVERTAWTPYLGAPLLFSRK; encoded by the coding sequence ATGCGGCTGCACGTTCCCATCCGGCTGCGCTGGTCGGATCTCGACGCGTATGCCCACGTCAACAACGCCGAGATGCTGCGCCTCCTCGAGGAGGCGCGCATCCAGGCGTTCTGGTCGAACGACGAGCCGGGCGGGGACCTGCCCGGTACCGGCGAGAGCACCGCTGTGCTCGACGGCCGGCCAGGGGCCGCGACGCTCACGCTGATCGCGCGCCTGGAGATCGAGTACCTCGCACCGATCCCGTACCTGCGCGCGCCCATCGACATCCAGCTGTGGATCGGCAAACTCGGCGGGGCCAGCCTCGACGTCTGCTACGAGGTGTGGAGCCCGGCCGGGCAGGAACCGGCGCAGGTGTTCGCCAGGGCGAGTACCACGATCGTGCTGGTGGATGCGGCGAGCGGCCGCCCTCGCAAGATCAACGAGGTCGAGCGCACAGCCTGGACCCCCTACCTCGGTGCGCCCCTGCTCTTCTCCCGCAAATAG
- the ettA gene encoding energy-dependent translational throttle protein EttA — MAEFIYSMVRARKAIGDKLILDDVTMSFFPGAKIGVVGPNGAGKSTILKIMAGLDTPSNGEARLSPGYTVGILMQEPQLDESKTVLENVQEGVGPIKAKVDRFNEISAALAEPDADFDTLLEEMGTLQEEIDAADAWDLDSQLEQAMDALRTPPGDYSVVDLSGGEKRRVALCKLLLQKPDLLLLDEPTNHLDAESVLWLEQHLAKYPGAVLAVTHDRYFLDHVAEWIAEIDRGHLYPYEGNYSTYLEKKQERLQVQGKKDAKLSKRLAEELDWVRSNAKGRQAKSKARLARYEEMVNEAERGRKLDFEDIQIPVGPRLGAQVIDAKKLKKGFGDRVLVEDLSFTLPRNGIVGVIGPNGVGKTTLFKTIVGLEPLDAGDLKIGETVDISYVDQTRGGIDPNKSLWEVVSDGQDYIQVGKTEVPSRAYVSTFGFKGPDQQKKAGVLSGGERNRLNLALTLKQGGNLLLLDEPTNDLDVETLGSLENALLEFPGCAVVITHDRWFLDRIATHILSYEGTAEDPGNWYWFEGNFESYEQNKIERLGPDAAKPHRSAYRKLTRD; from the coding sequence ATGGCTGAATTCATTTACTCGATGGTGCGTGCGCGCAAGGCCATTGGCGACAAGCTCATCCTCGACGACGTCACAATGTCGTTCTTCCCCGGAGCCAAGATCGGCGTGGTGGGGCCCAACGGCGCCGGTAAGTCCACGATCCTCAAGATCATGGCCGGGCTCGACACCCCCAGCAACGGTGAGGCCAGGCTCTCGCCCGGATACACCGTGGGCATCCTGATGCAGGAGCCGCAGCTGGACGAGAGCAAGACCGTGCTCGAGAACGTGCAGGAAGGCGTCGGCCCGATCAAGGCCAAGGTCGACAGGTTCAACGAGATCAGCGCCGCGCTGGCCGAGCCCGACGCGGACTTCGACACGCTGCTCGAAGAGATGGGCACCCTCCAGGAGGAGATCGACGCCGCCGACGCCTGGGACCTCGACTCTCAGCTGGAGCAGGCGATGGATGCGCTGCGCACCCCGCCGGGCGACTACTCGGTTGTCGACCTGTCCGGTGGTGAGAAGCGCCGTGTTGCCCTGTGCAAGCTGTTGCTGCAGAAGCCCGACCTGCTCCTCCTCGATGAGCCCACTAACCACCTCGACGCCGAAAGCGTGCTCTGGCTCGAGCAGCACCTCGCCAAGTACCCCGGTGCCGTGCTCGCCGTCACCCACGACCGGTACTTCCTCGACCACGTGGCCGAGTGGATCGCCGAGATCGACCGCGGACACCTGTACCCGTACGAGGGCAACTACTCCACCTACCTGGAGAAGAAGCAGGAACGTCTGCAGGTGCAGGGCAAGAAGGACGCCAAGCTCTCCAAGCGCCTCGCCGAGGAACTCGACTGGGTGCGGTCCAACGCCAAGGGCCGTCAGGCCAAGTCGAAGGCCCGTCTGGCCCGCTACGAGGAGATGGTGAACGAGGCCGAGCGTGGACGCAAGCTCGACTTCGAAGACATCCAGATCCCCGTGGGCCCGCGCCTGGGCGCGCAGGTCATCGACGCCAAGAAGCTCAAGAAGGGCTTCGGCGACCGTGTGCTCGTCGAGGACCTCTCGTTCACGCTGCCGCGCAACGGCATCGTCGGCGTGATCGGCCCGAACGGTGTGGGTAAGACCACGCTGTTCAAGACCATCGTGGGCCTCGAGCCGCTGGATGCCGGTGACCTCAAGATCGGCGAGACCGTCGACATCTCCTATGTCGACCAGACCCGTGGCGGCATCGACCCGAACAAGTCGCTCTGGGAGGTCGTCTCCGACGGCCAGGATTACATCCAGGTCGGCAAGACCGAGGTGCCTTCGCGCGCCTACGTGTCCACCTTCGGCTTCAAGGGCCCCGACCAGCAGAAGAAGGCCGGTGTGCTCTCCGGTGGTGAGCGGAACCGCCTGAACCTGGCCCTCACGCTCAAGCAGGGCGGCAACCTGTTGCTGCTCGACGAACCGACAAACGACCTGGACGTCGAGACGCTCGGTTCGCTCGAGAACGCGCTGCTCGAATTCCCCGGTTGCGCCGTGGTCATCACCCACGACCGGTGGTTCCTCGACCGCATCGCCACGCACATCCTCTCGTATGAGGGCACGGCGGAGGACCCGGGCAACTGGTACTGGTTCGAGGGCAACTTCGAGTCCTACGAGCAGAACAAGATCGAGCGGCTCGGCCCGGATGCGGCCAAGCCGCACCGGTCCGCGTACCGCAAGCTCACCAGGGACTAG
- the ssb gene encoding single-stranded DNA-binding protein: protein MTDTIALTGIVATTPRHLVTSSGLAIASFRLACRQRRFDRVRNSWVDADTNWYTVSCFRQLAHNVEASVKKGEHVLVTGRLRIRDWENQDRSGTSVEVEADAVGHDLAWGTTALVRSAPPSAVEQPGVEQPGVEQPSVEQRGVEQPAAEHSAGEQPAPAVALAAQSEPETQSA from the coding sequence GTGACCGACACCATCGCCCTCACCGGCATCGTGGCCACTACGCCGCGCCATCTCGTCACCAGTTCCGGCCTGGCTATCGCCTCGTTCCGGCTGGCCTGCCGCCAGCGCCGTTTCGACAGGGTGCGGAACAGCTGGGTGGACGCAGACACCAATTGGTACACGGTGTCGTGCTTCCGGCAGCTCGCGCACAATGTGGAGGCTTCGGTGAAGAAGGGCGAGCATGTGCTCGTGACCGGGCGGTTGCGCATCCGGGACTGGGAGAACCAGGATCGCTCCGGCACATCGGTGGAAGTGGAGGCCGACGCCGTCGGCCACGATCTGGCCTGGGGAACCACGGCGCTCGTGCGCAGCGCACCGCCCTCGGCCGTCGAACAGCCCGGTGTCGAGCAGCCCGGTGTCGAGCAGCCCAGTGTCGAGCAGCGCGGTGTCGAGCAGCCTGCTGCTGAGCACTCCGCCGGTGAGCAGCCCGCGCCGGCCGTCGCCCTGGCCGCTCAGAGCGAACCGGAAACACAGTCCGCCTAG
- a CDS encoding aldo/keto reductase, whose product MTFAAAENRYSDMPYRRTGQSGLKLPALSLGLWHNFGHERPIDTQRGILRRAFDLGVTHFDLANNYGPPPGSAETNFGRIFAEDFRPYRDEMIISSKAGYDMWAGPYGDFGSRKYLLSSLDASLGRLGLDYVDIFYSHRPDPETPIEETMGALATAVQSGKALYAGISNYSPEQTVAAYAALAEHKIPLLIHQPRYSMFDRHIEDGLFPVLDQLGMGSIVFSPLAQGLLTDRYLGGSVPADSRVATSRFLNETSLSETYLERARALNSIAADRGQTLAQLAVTWILRQPQVTSVLVGASSIGQLEQTVAALEAPALDADEIASIEPYAVHGTGMN is encoded by the coding sequence ATGACCTTCGCTGCTGCAGAGAACCGTTATTCCGACATGCCGTACCGCCGAACCGGGCAGAGTGGCCTGAAACTCCCCGCGCTCTCCTTAGGGCTGTGGCACAATTTCGGCCACGAACGCCCCATCGACACCCAGCGCGGTATCCTGCGCCGGGCCTTCGACCTGGGTGTGACCCACTTCGACCTGGCCAACAATTACGGCCCGCCTCCCGGCTCGGCCGAGACCAACTTCGGCCGCATCTTCGCGGAGGACTTCCGCCCGTACCGCGACGAGATGATCATCTCCAGCAAGGCCGGCTACGACATGTGGGCAGGCCCATACGGCGACTTCGGCTCGCGCAAGTACCTGCTGTCGTCGCTGGATGCGAGCCTGGGTCGTCTGGGGCTGGACTATGTCGACATCTTCTACTCCCACCGCCCGGACCCTGAGACGCCCATCGAGGAGACCATGGGCGCCCTGGCCACGGCCGTGCAGTCCGGCAAGGCGCTCTACGCCGGCATCTCCAACTACAGCCCGGAGCAGACCGTCGCCGCCTACGCCGCCCTGGCCGAGCACAAGATCCCCCTGCTGATCCACCAGCCTCGCTACTCCATGTTCGACCGCCACATCGAGGACGGCCTGTTCCCGGTGCTCGACCAGCTCGGCATGGGCAGCATCGTGTTCTCCCCCCTCGCCCAGGGCCTGCTCACCGACCGCTACCTCGGCGGCTCCGTTCCGGCCGACTCCCGGGTGGCCACGAGCCGGTTCCTGAACGAGACCTCGCTCAGCGAGACCTATCTCGAGCGCGCCCGTGCCCTGAACAGCATCGCCGCGGACCGTGGCCAGACCCTCGCCCAGCTCGCCGTCACCTGGATCCTGCGCCAGCCGCAGGTGACCAGCGTGCTGGTGGGGGCCAGCAGCATCGGCCAGCTCGAGCAGACCGTCGCCGCTCTCGAGGCGCCGGCTCTCGATGCCGACGAGATCGCGAGCATCGAGCCGTACGCCGTGCACGGCACCGGCATGAACTGA
- a CDS encoding EI24 domain-containing protein encodes MLPQPTAPSSGPRSSGPAAAGPVRDAWTGVRFLGRGFGMWVTSPRLMLLGAIPALLVGIVYLAGIVILIVNLDGIVVWATPFATGWAEPLLVSTRVAAALVFVIVAALFAVYTFTAVTLVVGDPFYERIWREVETRLGDAPAEVKQSLLGAVGRGIIDGIRLLVPAVGVGILLLACGFIPLVGPLAVAVVGALFGGWLLVVELTGFAFDARGFSLNERRRALRSRRAVALGFGAASYLVFLVPFAAIVAMPSAVAGAAMLSRDTVDRLALPATD; translated from the coding sequence ATGCTGCCCCAGCCCACTGCCCCGTCATCCGGCCCGCGCTCCTCCGGCCCGGCCGCGGCCGGACCGGTCCGCGACGCCTGGACCGGTGTGCGCTTCCTCGGCCGCGGCTTCGGCATGTGGGTGACCTCGCCACGGCTGATGCTGCTCGGCGCCATCCCCGCCCTCCTCGTGGGCATCGTGTACCTGGCCGGCATTGTGATCCTGATCGTGAATCTCGACGGCATCGTGGTGTGGGCGACCCCGTTCGCCACCGGCTGGGCGGAGCCCCTGCTGGTGAGCACCAGGGTGGCCGCAGCCCTGGTCTTCGTGATCGTGGCCGCCCTCTTCGCGGTCTACACCTTCACGGCCGTCACCCTCGTGGTCGGCGACCCGTTCTACGAGCGCATCTGGCGTGAGGTCGAGACGAGGTTGGGCGATGCGCCGGCCGAGGTGAAGCAGAGTCTGCTGGGTGCGGTCGGCCGCGGCATCATCGACGGCATCCGGCTTCTCGTCCCGGCCGTCGGTGTGGGCATCCTGCTGCTGGCCTGCGGGTTCATCCCGCTCGTCGGTCCGCTCGCGGTGGCTGTCGTCGGCGCCCTGTTCGGCGGCTGGCTTCTGGTCGTCGAGCTCACCGGCTTCGCCTTCGACGCCCGCGGGTTCAGCCTCAACGAACGGCGCCGCGCGCTGCGTTCCCGCCGCGCCGTCGCCCTGGGATTCGGGGCGGCGTCCTACCTGGTCTTCCTGGTGCCGTTCGCGGCCATCGTCGCGATGCCCTCGGCCGTGGCCGGTGCCGCGATGCTCAGCCGCGACACCGTGGACAGGCTCGCGCTTCCCGCCACGGACTGA
- a CDS encoding VOC family protein → MPAGSLQGLVLETDDLDGDVARLATAGIISAHGSETAPWARFAQITDPDGNGLVLQETAPQP, encoded by the coding sequence ATGCCCGCGGGCTCGCTCCAGGGCCTCGTTCTGGAAACCGACGACCTCGACGGCGACGTGGCGCGCCTGGCCACGGCGGGGATCATCAGCGCACACGGCAGCGAGACCGCGCCGTGGGCACGATTCGCCCAGATCACGGATCCCGACGGCAACGGCCTCGTTCTGCAGGAGACTGCCCCGCAACCCTGA